The region ACTGTACAGTCATATACACAGTATTATAGCACAGTATGGTGAGGAGGACATACTGTATGTGCATTTTAAGTGGAGGAAGACAGGGCATGTAAGTGGGAAAGGCCCTGCTCTCGATTAAAAACTGTCCCTATGTTATTCTCAGAGGGACCCAGCCACTCTCTTTATGTTCTACCCAGCTGTGAGCTTGTCTTCGTCCTGCTCTCTGCTACGTCTCTGCAGGCTGGAGGAGTTGTTCCTGTGCCTTAATGAGTACAGTAGTGTGAGTGCCTCCAGCGTGGCCTGCCCCACCCTTCGCCTGCTTCACATCACCGACAACAGCCTCCAGGACTGGGCCGAAGTCCGCAAGTTTGGCTCCATGTTCCCCAGCTTGGACACTCTGGTTATGGCCAACAACAACTTGGCTTCCATTCAGGACGGCAAGGATATCCTGCAAAGGCTCTTCCCCAACTTACGCAGCATCAACCTGCACAACTCAGGTCAGCGttggcttgtgtgtgtgtgtgtattttaggTAAAGCTATTTCAACTGGGTGTTAAGTGTACCATGATGGTTCCTGGTTTTCAGCACGCTGTTTCGGCATCTGTCCCAAATTATAGTATCCGCATGATAACAGCTGATAAAATTAGCGCAAGCAAGCATGTCACTGTATCCTACAAGCTTTGTGTTATTTGTGGAGTATTACAACAGATTCCTCTCCTCGTCGGCTTTTATCTCAGGATTGGTTTCTATTTGGGGGTGTATCAGTGGTGGGTCTATTTTTAGAGATCTTTTGAGAGTACAggggataaaaacaaaaccaaagacGTGCTCAAATTGACTTCAGAGCTTCCATTTGTCGTATCCCTCCGTCTGAGGCGctggaaaacattttgcatCGTCTTACTAGTCATATTGTCTCAGATTCATCCTTTAACTCGTATTTTTCTTAAAGTAACGAAAATTCTTTGCTGCAGCCTGAGATAATTTCACGGTGCGTTTTCCATTATCTCAAGAAGTTGTTTTTAGAAGTGCCAGAGTCTTGGAGGCAGCAAAAGTTAGAACCTAGAATTATGCTTTCAACACCGCTAAAGGTTTTCTTTTTATACTGTCAaccaactttttcttttataaagGTTTTAATCTTCCTTCAGCAGTAAGTTCTTCCTCTTGTCGCTGCAGGTTTTAGCAAATGTTGCTCAAACTGaggtaaatataaaaatgtaatttgagcACGACTTTCAGCAGTGGATTAAGACACCTTTGGTGTTCTACTGAGTACTTCCAGCAGCAGTGTATGTGTAACTGAGCGTGTGTTCATGGTAACGAGGTGTATTGTAACTCACTGATGTGtatttaatagtttttggaCAACAGTGGAGCTCTATGGCAAAGAGGAATACAATGATTGTAAGATTTGTTGAGAGcaaaacaaatatagaaaaatatccCCAGACTTATTTCTTAGGCAAAAGTTTATTTTCACTTGCTCCTGCTGAGACATTACCTGAAAGGACAGTTTCTGATGTTGAGCTCTGTCTGGGGGAAAGTTAATTATTtaaagtttctttttatttcatggtCAGTGGGAGTCTTGGTCACTGTTGTGATGTTGTGGTAACCAGCTGAATCCAGTTCAGGCTGCCTGGGTTAGCAAGGAGTTCTGGTTAGAGACATTCAACATGACTGTGGGTCATCACCTAAGTTTACTGCCTTTTTATCTATCCTGTATCTGGTAAATCTAGCAGCAAGAGCAGTAAATCCAACAACCACATATGCTAGATATTAACTGTACAGCCTTCAAATCTGCACCGATCAGCACAACATTCACTGCCTGCTTAATATTGGGTAAGTCACCTTTGTACCGCCTAAACGTGGACATGGCGTGTCTTGGTGTGTTCTGTGGCATCAGGCACTGGGACGTCAGCAGTGGATCCTCTGCAGGGTGGGGTGTCCATCCATCAGGCTTGTTTCGGCACATCCTGCAGATTCTCAGATTGGGATTTTGTGACTTTGGAGGCCAGGGCAACACCTTTGGCGGTTTGTTGTGTCCCTGGGCAGAGCAGTATTTTCCTGCAGGATGAGGCTGGAGCGCTGTTGTCTTAATGAGGTGTGCTTGGTTTGATAAAGTACTTAGATAGGTGGCGCCTACCAAATTaccatccacatgaatgccaggagcCAAAGTATCCAAGCAGAACAATGCATTGTCATGACATGATTAACATTATACACGTCAGCCATCAGTGAGTTTAACCCAAGGACGCTGACGGTCACGAATTCACAACAGACTGCTTTCtgtcagactgcagctgagatagCATATCCATTCCTCCAGtgccggtttgtgcatatttaataCGTACCTCAGAACCTTTTGCACTCACTGGTTTCTGGTAGGACCGGTCgaagtgggacctaattattatatgtttgttattattaatattatatatCTACTCTATGCGCTACAGACAAATCTTCAGTCTCCGCttaatttagcatcagctggaaagcaaaaacacaaatgattaatttttaatagatttgtaaataaattcatgcATCAAGGCCTTAATGTACGAATCAACAGTAGAAAAAAGAATTTTACAATTGGCTTATTTCACATTCTATCTAAATCTagtttgttttcacagttcCCCAGAACAGCCTGGAAGATACAGACATATTCAACCTTACAGCTGCTTTAAGTTCTCATTTAGAGCCATGTTAATTGTGTGGTTCTGGGATTGCAGTTCTGTCACCtcacagactgaaatatctcaacagctAATGGATTTGCTGCTATTAAATCAACCAGTTCCCAGCAGCTGTGCTTGCttatgtctgtatttttgtccTCAATGAGTACTTCACTAATTTAGCATCATGCTCTTAAAGCACAGTCGGACTGTAAAGAAAGAATAAAGTCAATGTAGAAGAGCTAGAGATCACTTGTCTTTGTATTTCGATAAGTTGCATCTTTCTTGTCAAAGCCTGGTGCCTTCGTTCATTACCCACAGTACAACTGAGTAGTTCAGGTGTGGGTTGAGCTTGGTTTAACTTTAAGTGCACTACAGTGGTTTACTTCTTTCTGACTGCATAGTTCtagttttgctttcatttttttaacttgtgtCTTCAGACTCAGTTGATGCTGATTCAAAAGGTATCACTTGAGGACATTTATGTGACTTCACAGCTCCCTCAAAAGGGGAATTTGTACAAGAAGACAGGTCAGCATCCAACATTTTCTACATCTGCAGTCATACTCCCCAACACCTGGAAACAGACTATAATGTGCAAAATTAATTGAGTTTCCTTGAACAGTTCAAAACACGTCTCGTCTTTGTGTGTTGCCAGGTCTCAATCAATGGGAAGATATtgaaaaactgaatttcttCCCTAAACTGGAAGAAGTGCGACTGCAGGGCATTCCTTTACTGCAGACCTACACCAACGCAGAGCGACGCAGCCTCATGATAGCACAGTAAGTCATATCGCTGCCATTAGCACACGGAGAGCACCGAGGAGAGCTTGAAACTGAATTAGACATGGATCTAAGTGTGCCTTCTGAACTGTAGAAGTCAGTAATGTGATACATCTTGTGATTCATGCTCTGTCACAAATATCTGCCACTTAACTGATTAATGCATATATGCTTCCCCTCAGGCTTCCCTGCATATCAATGCTGAACGGCAGCAGTGTGACCGACAGTGAGAGAGAAGACGCAGAGAGGTTCTTCATCCGTTACTACTTAGACTACCCAGAGGAGGAGCTGCCTTTTAGGTGAACTGTACTCCCTGTTCTTGCTCTAGTTACAGTGGGTCAAGTGTTGGTGTcatgtggaagtgtgtgtgctGTTGAAACACACCACTCACCCTGCTGTTATCCTCCTCAGATACCATTCCCTGGTAACCAAGTATGGGAAGCTGGAGCCGCTCGCCGAGATTGATCTTCGACCTCGATGCCGTGCTCAGGTGGAAGTTCACTGTGAGGAGAAAGTAGAACAGGTCAGTGTTTAACAAGACACTGTTCAGGACAGTTcccaaatgcagaaaaacatgtgCCAAGCCTTAAAGTGTTATAATTGAAccttattttctgttgtttcttctcCAGTCATACTTGACCTTGCAGTTAATTTCACTCTCctacttttaaaaatgcaccaccattcaaaagtttggggtcacccagacaatttcatgttttccatgaaaactcacacttttatccatgcgctaacataactgcacaagggttttctaatcatcagttagcctttcaacaccattagctaacacaatgtagcattagaacacaggagtgatggttgctggaaatgttcctctgtacccctatggagatattccattaaaaatcagctgtttccagctagaatagtcatttaccgcattgacaatgtctagactggatttctgattaatttaatgttaccttcattgaaaaaaatgtatgtttatgcctgatatttttctcaaaatgtgGTCCTGGCAGCGTGAGCCAGTAGTAGAGCGTTTAAACAAGTGCTTAAGGACACTTTGTTTGTGgtgtgatttaaaaacaaagctgtgaaatgaaaaaaaaatctaaatcaatcACTCTGAAATCAATATcaaatatataaatgaataGCAGGACTAATACTGGCTAGTTTGTATTTGATTTGAGTCTTCTAAACCCACTAATTTGATTGACAAATTAAGTCTGCGctgattaaacaaaaaaagcccTTTTCTTGCTGCTTTCTTACAACTAATCCTCGGTTAGCAGAATGCTGTTGTTGTTATCAATCATTTGTTTGCATCTCTGAGCTTGTGCATAAGCTGAAAGGTgtggttaccatgacaacaaatcAAAGCCTAATCAGACATAATATGTAAAGATAGAAGCCCAGTTTAGAAGCATGTGCAGATTGTGTGTTGGGGTCAGtctttcaaaaatcaggacatttctaagtggccccaaacttttgaacagtagtgtagataCATTTAGTTTAGGAATCACCTGCCAtagatttatcagtaaatataGCGTTTTGACGGTATGCTTAATATTGGTATCAACACAAACCCACGTCTAAATTACTCATGGTTGCACCAACAGATAAAGCTGTCCTGCTCCACCTTCATATATGTGCTATGGTAGGCTGTAAATATTTCTAGCAGTTTTCTAGTTATGCTCTGCACTCCCAGTTGCAACAGTACGGCAACCTCAGGAAACCCTTCATTGTTAAAGATAGTTCAATAAAACATGTCATGGAAGTCCCCATGCGGTTATTATTTCATATCAGCAGTCAGTGATTGATGTCAAAGCAAAGCATTGCTGTTTGTGGCAAATTTATTTGATTCAAGTGTCGTTAACCAACTCTGTCAGGCAGGATGCTTGTTAGAAATTTGTGCAGCTGATACACATAACTTTAGAAATATGTCTTGGGTCTTTAGTTTTCAACCAGAAATGAGAATGTGTGCATGCCTGATGGAGAAAATGAGTGATCATGTGTAGAAATATGAAAGAGTTATGAGACAAGCAAAAGGTGGAGCTCAATAAAACGCTTGTCTTTGAGCATTTCTCTCAGTACAGACACTATATGGATTTAATGAAAGTGGCAACAAACCAATATGTCTGACAGGAAGAGTGGAACTGAAATGAAGTCAGATTGTATAGACGTCTATAAGAAGATTACCCTATCTCTCAtatgatttgttacctcagaaAACATGTTCCTAAAGAGTTCATGTTCTCAATCACTAGTTTCGAGACTTGTAGAATACGACATGATGCTCATTTAGTAAACTATGGGCCTGTCTCTCTAAAGTCCTGGAGCATAAGTAAATCCTGGTGTGCTTTGAATGAGAGAACGCCATCGTGTAcggtcagcagcagctcttgTAGCCTTCAAGTTCCTGTGATCTCTTTGATGTCATCAAGCCCACTCGCTGCAGGTCtacctctctttctctttccattAACCATCCCTTGAATGATTGTTTCCTCAAGGCAGTGATTCCCGATGGCGTGACCAAAATAGTTGAGTTTAGTTGCGATCATGTTAGCATGCAGTGTTTCTTCGACTCCTAGCTCCTTGAGTACAAATGCATTTGTTCTCTGGTCTGTCCTCGGTATCTTCAGGATCCTGCGGTAGCACCACATTTCAAAAGAGTCCAGTCTCATTTTATTTGCTGATTCATAGTCCAGGATTCAGAGCCATATGATGTCACTGCAAAGGCTGTTGATTGAGGTCTTTGTGCAGGATTTACTGCAGTCATTGCCATAGTTGTGACTGATATGGTTGTAGGTTGCCATGACACTGTATTCCACACAGTCACTCAAAATTGTGGAGGCAGCTTCTAGATACAGTCTTGGTGTTGAGGTCATTAAGCGTTGACATGTTTTTGACGATTCAAATATGcagtttaacccttgtgttgccTTAGCATCAAAAATGACCCGGCCACTATGTTTCATTGCAGAGAAAAACCCCTAAATGActtttttcaacttgaaattgGATGATTTGTCCTTGTGTTCAGAGACTATAAAGGAGCTCCAGATGACAGTACCACCAGTTCTCTCTTTACTGAAGCCATGAGGGCAGTTTTAAGTTTTTAGTAcccagcaggtcagagatcagATTTTTAAGAAGAAGGACTGTAGaacaaatactgtgtgctgcacatATGACAAATGCATTTGCAAAATCCGTTCACACACATTTGCATTCTAGCCTACGTACACTAATTAAAGTTTAATATgttcttcatatttttgttttacatctaTTATCATATTTTATTCTTAAGATTGTTGCAGGTTTTGCACCTTGTGGATGGGAGCAATGATTCAAAAGATGTGAGAAGACGAGTATTTTGTAGTTGAGTTCTTGTAGATGAATTCCATTGCACAATCTACAGTACACTGTggttgtttcccttcaaaaaatacatttaaagtcactttctgcacatttgtgGTACTTTCTTAGCATATACAAGTACTATCTCttgctaaaaaaataatgttggcATCCATGCAGTTTCTTTAGCAACAATAATAGTGATAGTAAACCTCTAttttagtaaagaaaacagttataaCATGtgtgatgtaaaaaaaacagtggcgtctactgattaaatacagtctttatGAGAGGAAAAACtagacattcacaaaatgtgTGATGCATGAGAagttttttcttcatataaaaTAGATTTTGGTGGAAAATTCAATTAAGCTGCTTTATTTTAGAAGCTCAGAGGAAGCTGGTCATTTTTGATGCTGAGGACAAGAGGAGGGTTAAGAGGATTCCCAAGTTTTTCATCCCTGACTTCCAAAATAACAATGCCAAAGACTCACAATGACCAATGTCTCCACCAGTGATTGAAGCAAAAACCTTGCACACGTAGACTGATAGTCACATCCAAACACAGGGaaactgtaaacacaacagCTTAACAACCACAATATACAGTTAGAACAATGCTAAGACTGGGTCTAAAATCcgtgtgtgactgtttgtctttgtgtcagCTGAACATCCGTTTGGACCAGACGGTAGCTGAACTGAAGAAGCAGCTGACAACAGTGGTCCAGCTGTCTGCGAACAGCATGAGGCTCTACTACATCGACAAGGGCAGCGCCTTCGGCCCGGAGGAGATGAAGTACAACACCCGGGCCCTCCACTCCTACAGCATCCAAGACGGTGATGAAATACTGGTTGTGCCCAAGACCAAGTGAACAGCAAGCGTCCGGCGGGCTGACGAAAGAGAATTGATTAACTGGATTATTTGTTGATTGGTTTACTGACATTGCAGAATAAATTGGAAAACACATACGGAACAGCAGCACCCCACTTTCTGGaatggagagagaggaaaacagcaaaaggTGAAAGTGATGCGAGCACCATCATAGAGACTGGACAGTGTGCTGCTGGAAATGCAGCCCGGAGAgaattttgtctttatttatttcagctttatttgaggGAAACCACTGCAGCTAGTGGGCAAATCTGTCACACTGAAGAGCAGGCTGAGAGAGCAACTCGCAGTCAGCTAGCAGCTTTAGCGGAGGGGAAGGCGCTGCTGTACCAGCAAAGCTTTGCTGCAGCTCTATCTCTTAGCACACGGCATGTACCATAGCACCTGCATAGGCAAGTAACCAACACCACTCGCTTGCCTACTTCTCGCAAAAGCTACCCTGATCAGTAGTGACGCAGTGCTGCCGAGTGGAGAGGGGCTCTCATCTGCACTTTTACCTTAGGCACAATATCAGGAAGAGCAGCAGTTGTTAGAGGAACACTCTTGCCTAAAACACTGTTAAATGCAGGGCTGGTGATgaaacttgcatttttttttgtgggtccattttgttgttaagTGGTGTTAATTCCATATTTCTGTGGCAAATTGCCAAACTTGGAGGATAGTGCGTCATTTTCATATAGAACAGGTGTTCTTTCAGAGCCATAATGACACTTAAAATTAGAGTAAAATGTTAAGAAtaagcagatttta is a window of Acanthochromis polyacanthus isolate Apoly-LR-REF ecotype Palm Island chromosome 13, KAUST_Apoly_ChrSc, whole genome shotgun sequence DNA encoding:
- the LOC110965928 gene encoding tubulin-specific chaperone cofactor E-like protein; protein product: MEPPEDKEGRTFVEVISEKYSPENFPYRRGPGMGVVVVPTQGPQGSPMKDRLNLPSVLVLNGCGISRAGDQAEISAFCAHVMELDLSHNKLQDWHEISKIVSNIPNLEFLNLSSNPLAGMTLEPRCAETFSRVRRLVLNNTQVSWDTVLLLTREIPELEELFLCLNEYSSVSASSVACPTLRLLHITDNSLQDWAEVRKFGSMFPSLDTLVMANNNLASIQDGKDILQRLFPNLRSINLHNSGLNQWEDIEKLNFFPKLEEVRLQGIPLLQTYTNAERRSLMIAQLPCISMLNGSSVTDSEREDAERFFIRYYLDYPEEELPFRYHSLVTKYGKLEPLAEIDLRPRCRAQVEVHCEEKVEQLNIRLDQTVAELKKQLTTVVQLSANSMRLYYIDKGSAFGPEEMKYNTRALHSYSIQDGDEILVVPKTK